The Primulina tabacum isolate GXHZ01 chromosome 16, ASM2559414v2, whole genome shotgun sequence genome window below encodes:
- the LOC142529749 gene encoding interactor of constitutive active ROPs 2, chloroplastic-like isoform X1 produces MKDWYFSLELLFFTMLLHPKNFNSSVKFLSIVVELQTFMQASNSRPGSLDAPQKASLVMSRTVQKLKIPGSESDPALSPDPVSKTSRNRSPKVVGRQSPRSPANEKKKPSRVSELESQIAQLEEELKKAKDRLSSPMSLRQSAQQESEEAKEQLAAMSIKLEETQKQLKELSDSEEARLQELRKISQDRDRAWESELEALKKQHSMDSSALASATNEIHNLKIQLDRVSGSEVSHARHAESACVEIQRLRCELNGRLELVEKLKTQLNNTREAEARAVKDVSRAQTQLKDLKITEETLHSKHAIAMESYKNLILELEVSKNRVVSLEETVRSLQSNLGHHNKISVYPFDDVKTEVPKNELMELKHEVDRLRSALKNAERRHQDEYNRSALEINNANELLENVKSESFKKQLEIEAKIKEYRVKADILRAKLTEKDNALKSISHNKGLSLKSDENAPAERESELETELDKSESLLKDLQACLLEKETQLQTIREENKILKSEISKNETERNEATNEAIALTEASRAAEQEALIKIGYLTEESKKCRRKTMRATEQLDATQAANVEIETELRRLKVQSDQWRKAAEAAAAMLSLENNGKYVKRTGSLDYLTISGKLGSPYYEDIDDDFGKKKNGNMLKKIGGVLLKKGQK; encoded by the exons ATGAAAGATTGGTATTTTTCCTTGgaacttttattttttactaTGTTATTGCATCCCAAAAATTTTAATTCCTCGGTCAAATTTCTGTCAATTGTTGTAGAGTTGCAGACATTTATGCAGGCCTCTAATTCTCG TCCTGGTTCTCTTGATGCACCTCAAAAGGCATCTCTGGTCATGTCACGTACGGTCCAGAAACTCAAAATTCCGGGATCGGAATCTGATCCTGCTCTATCGCCAGATCCAGTTAGCAAAACATCTAGAAACAGAAGTCCCAAGGTTGTTGGTCGCCAATCACCGAGAAGTCCAGCCAATGAG AAGAAAAAACCGAGCAGGGTGTCTGAATTGGAGTCTCAGATAGCTCAGCTGGAAGAGGAACTAAAAAAGGCGAAGGATCGGCTGAGCTCCCCCATGTCATTGAGGCAAAGTGCTCAGCAGGAATCCGAAGAAGCCAAGGAACAGCTAGCAGCCATGTCTATTAAACTCGAGGAGACTCAGAAGCAACTTAAGGAACTTTCTGACTCTGAAGAAGCTCGTCTCCAAGAATTACGAAAGATCTCTCAGGATCGAGATAGAGCATGGGAATCTGAACTCGAAGCATTAAAAAAGCAACATTCTATGGACTCTTCTGCTTTGGCTTCTGCCACGAATGAGATTCATAATCTCAAGATTCAACTGGACAGGGTTTCCGGGTCAGAAGTTTCGCATGCTAGGCATGCTGAGTCAGCTTGTGTTGAGATACAGAGATTGAGGTGCGAACTCAACGGAAGGCTTGAGTTGGTTGAGAAGTTGAAGACCCAATTAAATAATACCCGGGAAGCTGAAGCTCGGGCCGTGAAAGATGTTAGTAGAGCTCAAACGCAATTGAAAGATTTGAAGATTACTGAAGAAACATTACACTCTAAACATGCTATTGCTATGGAATCTTACAAAAATTTGATCTTGGAGTTGGAAGTTTCAAAAAATAGAGTAGTTTCATTGGAGGAAACAGTCAGGAGTCTCCAGTCTAACTTAGGTCATCACAACAAGATCTCAGTGTATCCTTTTGATGATGTTAAAACAGAAGTCCCGAAAAATGAACTCATGGAATTGAAACATGAAGTTGATCGTTTGAGATCAGCGCTGAAGAATGCAGAAAGAAGACATCAAGATGAATACAATCGTAGCGCCCTTGAGATAAATAATGCCAATGAACTTCTTGAGAATGTGAAATCAGAATCGTTCAAGAAACAACTTGAAATAGAAGCAAAGATTAAAGAGTACCGAGTCAAAGCTGACATATTGAGGGCAAAACTGACTGAAAAAGATAATGCTTTGAAAAGCATTTCACATAACAAGGGGTTGAGTTTAAAAAGCGACGAAAATGCACCAGCTGAGAGAGAATCAGAACTTGAAACAGAGTTAGATAAGTCAGAATCACTCCTCAAAGATCTGCAGGCATGCTTACTTGAGAAAGAGACTCAGTTGCAAACCATCagagaagaaaacaaaattcTGAAATCCGAAATCTCGAAGAACGAAACAGAGAGAAACGAAGCAACTAATGAGGCCATTGCTTTAACCGAGGCATCAAGAGCAGCCGAACAAGAAGCCTTGATAAAGATTGGATATTTGACCGAGGAATCCAAAAAATGTCGAAGAAAAACCATGCGTGCTACCGAGCAGCTTGATGCAACTCAAGCTGCTAACGTAGAGATTGAAACTGAACTAAGGAGATTGAAAGTGCAATCAGATCAATGGAGAAAAGCTGCTGAGGCAGCCGCTGCAATGCTCTCTCTCGAAAATAATGGTAAATATGTGAAAAGAACAGGTTCTTTGGACTATCTCACAATTTCTGGTAAGTTGGGTTCGCCGTATTATGAAGATATTGATGATGACTTCGgtaaaaagaaaaatggaaATATGTTGAAGAAGATTGGGGGTGTATTGTTAAAGAAAGGGCAGAAGTAG
- the LOC142529749 gene encoding interactor of constitutive active ROPs 2, chloroplastic-like isoform X2 → MQASNSRPGSLDAPQKASLVMSRTVQKLKIPGSESDPALSPDPVSKTSRNRSPKVVGRQSPRSPANEKKKPSRVSELESQIAQLEEELKKAKDRLSSPMSLRQSAQQESEEAKEQLAAMSIKLEETQKQLKELSDSEEARLQELRKISQDRDRAWESELEALKKQHSMDSSALASATNEIHNLKIQLDRVSGSEVSHARHAESACVEIQRLRCELNGRLELVEKLKTQLNNTREAEARAVKDVSRAQTQLKDLKITEETLHSKHAIAMESYKNLILELEVSKNRVVSLEETVRSLQSNLGHHNKISVYPFDDVKTEVPKNELMELKHEVDRLRSALKNAERRHQDEYNRSALEINNANELLENVKSESFKKQLEIEAKIKEYRVKADILRAKLTEKDNALKSISHNKGLSLKSDENAPAERESELETELDKSESLLKDLQACLLEKETQLQTIREENKILKSEISKNETERNEATNEAIALTEASRAAEQEALIKIGYLTEESKKCRRKTMRATEQLDATQAANVEIETELRRLKVQSDQWRKAAEAAAAMLSLENNGKYVKRTGSLDYLTISGKLGSPYYEDIDDDFGKKKNGNMLKKIGGVLLKKGQK, encoded by the exons ATGCAGGCCTCTAATTCTCG TCCTGGTTCTCTTGATGCACCTCAAAAGGCATCTCTGGTCATGTCACGTACGGTCCAGAAACTCAAAATTCCGGGATCGGAATCTGATCCTGCTCTATCGCCAGATCCAGTTAGCAAAACATCTAGAAACAGAAGTCCCAAGGTTGTTGGTCGCCAATCACCGAGAAGTCCAGCCAATGAG AAGAAAAAACCGAGCAGGGTGTCTGAATTGGAGTCTCAGATAGCTCAGCTGGAAGAGGAACTAAAAAAGGCGAAGGATCGGCTGAGCTCCCCCATGTCATTGAGGCAAAGTGCTCAGCAGGAATCCGAAGAAGCCAAGGAACAGCTAGCAGCCATGTCTATTAAACTCGAGGAGACTCAGAAGCAACTTAAGGAACTTTCTGACTCTGAAGAAGCTCGTCTCCAAGAATTACGAAAGATCTCTCAGGATCGAGATAGAGCATGGGAATCTGAACTCGAAGCATTAAAAAAGCAACATTCTATGGACTCTTCTGCTTTGGCTTCTGCCACGAATGAGATTCATAATCTCAAGATTCAACTGGACAGGGTTTCCGGGTCAGAAGTTTCGCATGCTAGGCATGCTGAGTCAGCTTGTGTTGAGATACAGAGATTGAGGTGCGAACTCAACGGAAGGCTTGAGTTGGTTGAGAAGTTGAAGACCCAATTAAATAATACCCGGGAAGCTGAAGCTCGGGCCGTGAAAGATGTTAGTAGAGCTCAAACGCAATTGAAAGATTTGAAGATTACTGAAGAAACATTACACTCTAAACATGCTATTGCTATGGAATCTTACAAAAATTTGATCTTGGAGTTGGAAGTTTCAAAAAATAGAGTAGTTTCATTGGAGGAAACAGTCAGGAGTCTCCAGTCTAACTTAGGTCATCACAACAAGATCTCAGTGTATCCTTTTGATGATGTTAAAACAGAAGTCCCGAAAAATGAACTCATGGAATTGAAACATGAAGTTGATCGTTTGAGATCAGCGCTGAAGAATGCAGAAAGAAGACATCAAGATGAATACAATCGTAGCGCCCTTGAGATAAATAATGCCAATGAACTTCTTGAGAATGTGAAATCAGAATCGTTCAAGAAACAACTTGAAATAGAAGCAAAGATTAAAGAGTACCGAGTCAAAGCTGACATATTGAGGGCAAAACTGACTGAAAAAGATAATGCTTTGAAAAGCATTTCACATAACAAGGGGTTGAGTTTAAAAAGCGACGAAAATGCACCAGCTGAGAGAGAATCAGAACTTGAAACAGAGTTAGATAAGTCAGAATCACTCCTCAAAGATCTGCAGGCATGCTTACTTGAGAAAGAGACTCAGTTGCAAACCATCagagaagaaaacaaaattcTGAAATCCGAAATCTCGAAGAACGAAACAGAGAGAAACGAAGCAACTAATGAGGCCATTGCTTTAACCGAGGCATCAAGAGCAGCCGAACAAGAAGCCTTGATAAAGATTGGATATTTGACCGAGGAATCCAAAAAATGTCGAAGAAAAACCATGCGTGCTACCGAGCAGCTTGATGCAACTCAAGCTGCTAACGTAGAGATTGAAACTGAACTAAGGAGATTGAAAGTGCAATCAGATCAATGGAGAAAAGCTGCTGAGGCAGCCGCTGCAATGCTCTCTCTCGAAAATAATGGTAAATATGTGAAAAGAACAGGTTCTTTGGACTATCTCACAATTTCTGGTAAGTTGGGTTCGCCGTATTATGAAGATATTGATGATGACTTCGgtaaaaagaaaaatggaaATATGTTGAAGAAGATTGGGGGTGTATTGTTAAAGAAAGGGCAGAAGTAG